Proteins encoded by one window of Synechococcus sp. WH 7805:
- a CDS encoding ligase-associated DNA damage response DEXH box helicase, with product MTDLLTPIERWFALQGWTPMPFQRRAWNAHLSGQSGLIQVPTGSGKTYAAVMGSIARMLEAPSEQKGVRLLYITPLRALSRDLAVAIQQPIDAMQWPLRVGIRNGDTPTAERSRQIKTPPEILITTPESLCVLLAGRHCERLFQTLDSVILDEWHELIGSKRGIQAELALSWLRQQRPALQTWAISATIGNLEESAQHALGDRCDPCLITGAPKRGLSVSSILPDSIDGFPWGGHLGLRRYEDLVGSLVPTTSTLLFTNTRNQAERWFQCLRYACPEMEGLLALHHSALDRSEREAIEASVKAGSMLWVVCTSSLDLGVDFQPVEQVVQIGSPKNLARLLQRAGRSAHLPGGTSKVLFMPTNALELLELSAVRRGLENGLVEERRPPKAPLDVLLQHLTTLACGPGFKPASTLDAIRTTASYQQLSESDWQWCLRFLEQGGDCLGAYPRYRKLEATDDGRFVIRENAIARLHRFNIGTITSAPSIRVRFVRGSVLGHVEENFISQLKPKDVFFFAGRQLEFVRLREMTAYVKSTTKKSTAVPAWAGGQMSLSDLLTHHLREEVARAGRGELDTPELKALEPLFERQMDLSTLPGSEQLLIETCRTREGMHLYAYPFEGRFVHEGLGFLWATRLTRVQRGTITVSVNDYGFELLAPRGYPMDQLLEDHLDELLDDTTLEEDLEQALNLSELCRRRFRSIAQVAGLLVQGFPGQNKSTGQLQISGSLLWEVFSKHEPNNLLLRQARDEVLQEQLELPRLRSALQRIRKGDTLHCPTPRPGPLAFPLLVERLNNRMTNESVQERVERMMREALNQEQ from the coding sequence CTGACTGATCTCCTGACTCCCATCGAGCGCTGGTTTGCGCTTCAAGGCTGGACGCCCATGCCGTTCCAGCGACGGGCCTGGAACGCCCACCTGAGTGGTCAGAGCGGATTGATCCAGGTTCCAACCGGGTCTGGGAAGACCTACGCCGCCGTGATGGGCTCGATCGCTCGCATGCTCGAGGCACCTTCTGAGCAGAAAGGCGTTCGACTCCTCTACATCACGCCCCTGCGCGCACTGAGCCGTGATCTCGCTGTGGCGATACAGCAACCGATTGATGCCATGCAATGGCCTCTGAGGGTCGGCATCCGCAATGGAGACACGCCAACGGCCGAGCGCTCACGCCAAATCAAAACGCCTCCGGAGATTCTGATCACCACGCCTGAGTCTCTCTGCGTGCTTCTGGCTGGTCGCCACTGCGAGCGTCTGTTTCAAACTCTCGACAGCGTCATCCTTGATGAATGGCACGAACTGATCGGTAGCAAGCGAGGGATTCAGGCCGAATTAGCGCTCAGTTGGTTGCGACAACAACGCCCCGCGCTTCAGACCTGGGCCATCAGCGCCACCATCGGCAATCTGGAGGAGTCGGCACAGCATGCCCTCGGAGACCGTTGCGATCCCTGTCTGATCACCGGAGCGCCGAAGCGGGGCCTCAGTGTGAGCAGCATTCTTCCGGACAGCATCGATGGCTTTCCCTGGGGAGGCCATCTCGGCCTCAGACGTTACGAAGACCTAGTCGGATCCCTGGTCCCCACCACCAGCACACTGCTGTTCACCAACACCCGCAACCAGGCGGAACGCTGGTTTCAGTGCCTGCGCTACGCCTGCCCTGAGATGGAGGGCCTGCTGGCTCTCCATCACAGCGCTTTGGATCGCAGCGAACGCGAAGCCATTGAAGCTTCTGTGAAAGCAGGGTCCATGCTTTGGGTGGTCTGCACCAGCTCCCTGGATCTGGGGGTTGATTTTCAACCGGTTGAGCAGGTGGTGCAGATCGGATCTCCCAAGAATCTGGCCCGCCTGCTGCAGAGAGCCGGACGTTCGGCCCACCTGCCCGGAGGCACCTCGAAGGTGTTGTTTATGCCAACCAACGCCTTGGAACTGCTTGAGCTCAGTGCCGTGCGTCGCGGACTGGAAAACGGCTTGGTGGAAGAAAGACGGCCACCCAAGGCACCGCTCGATGTGCTTCTGCAGCACCTCACCACACTCGCCTGCGGACCGGGCTTCAAGCCTGCATCAACGTTGGATGCGATTCGCACCACGGCCAGCTATCAACAACTCAGCGAGAGCGACTGGCAGTGGTGCCTGCGCTTTCTCGAGCAGGGAGGCGATTGCCTCGGGGCTTACCCCCGCTACAGAAAGTTGGAAGCCACAGACGACGGACGCTTCGTGATCCGTGAAAACGCCATTGCCAGGCTGCATCGCTTCAACATCGGCACGATCACCTCCGCTCCCTCCATTCGCGTGCGCTTCGTGCGTGGCTCGGTGCTCGGTCACGTCGAAGAAAATTTCATCAGCCAGCTCAAGCCCAAGGATGTGTTCTTCTTTGCCGGACGCCAGTTGGAATTCGTTCGCCTCAGGGAGATGACCGCATATGTAAAGAGCACCACCAAGAAAAGCACTGCTGTACCGGCCTGGGCTGGTGGGCAGATGTCGCTGTCTGATCTGCTCACCCATCATCTGCGCGAAGAAGTAGCCCGGGCCGGGCGCGGCGAGCTCGACACACCGGAACTGAAAGCGCTTGAGCCCTTATTTGAGCGACAGATGGATCTCTCGACCCTGCCTGGAAGCGAACAGTTGCTGATCGAAACCTGCCGAACCCGGGAGGGGATGCACCTTTACGCCTATCCCTTTGAGGGCAGGTTTGTGCATGAAGGGCTTGGCTTTCTCTGGGCAACGCGCCTCACGCGCGTTCAGCGGGGAACGATCACCGTATCTGTGAACGATTACGGATTTGAACTGCTGGCTCCGAGGGGCTATCCGATGGACCAGCTGCTGGAGGACCACCTCGACGAGCTCCTTGATGACACAACGCTGGAAGAGGATCTGGAGCAGGCCCTGAACCTTTCGGAACTGTGCCGACGCCGGTTTCGCAGCATTGCCCAGGTGGCCGGACTGCTGGTGCAGGGATTCCCGGGCCAGAACAAATCCACCGGCCAACTGCAGATCAGCGGTTCCCTGCTCTGGGAAGTGTTCAGCAAACACGAACCCAACAACCTCCTGCTCCGCCAGGCCAGAGACGAGGTGCTGCAGGAGCAGCTCGAGCTCCCTCGCCTGCGATCCGCTCTACAACGGATACGCAAGGGCGACACCCTGCACTGCCCCACGCCGCGTCCAGGGCCACTCGCTTTTCCCCTGCTCGTGGAACGCTTAAACAATCGGATGACCAACGAATCCGTGCAGGAGCGCGTGGAGCGGATGATGCGCGAAGCATTGAACCAGGAGCAGTAG
- a CDS encoding acyltransferase, producing the protein MSHKRLLYLDQIKAVIVGLVIALHVPVAFFPTGWSGVRIPIEGIVGEGFIGFFNWYIYAINSFIMPMMFLISGYFVPRSVHKKGVVQYLKNRLIRLGIPFIFGLFIVNNISLLIGRLSPSSPLEFLSLSDIPFNRIGVLWFLLVLFVFDLIYCAWVKLRGDHYLVDTDIPLPTMRSWVISAVVLGFIEVAMSTQTDLWAFLRSTPLNGLGFQGMHVFTYAFLFFIGCKASFHHWFERIDPHLVIKWFRLSMFLLLSQFGFSMVLLNMTLTFNTDIFKNPASLILFGQFIYPAIAWGVLSYLIMWFQRHEDCFGQWLSVAGSNSYGAYVIHPMVLVLVLMAVGFIGLNPWLTALNAMVLTTLFSFGFAGLLRRFPVVARIL; encoded by the coding sequence ATGTCTCATAAACGTTTACTTTATCTGGACCAAATTAAGGCAGTCATAGTTGGTCTGGTCATTGCACTCCATGTTCCAGTTGCCTTTTTCCCGACGGGCTGGAGTGGGGTCCGTATTCCCATTGAAGGAATAGTGGGGGAAGGATTTATAGGATTCTTCAATTGGTATATCTACGCCATTAATTCTTTCATCATGCCAATGATGTTTTTAATTTCGGGTTATTTTGTTCCTCGATCAGTGCATAAGAAGGGAGTCGTGCAGTATTTAAAAAATCGTTTAATACGCCTTGGTATTCCATTTATTTTTGGTTTATTTATTGTCAATAACATTTCACTTCTGATTGGTAGGCTTTCTCCCTCGAGTCCACTGGAGTTTTTATCCCTGAGCGATATTCCATTCAACAGAATCGGCGTTTTGTGGTTTTTGCTAGTTCTATTTGTATTCGATTTGATTTATTGTGCTTGGGTTAAGTTAAGGGGTGATCACTATTTAGTCGATACGGATATTCCATTACCAACAATGCGTTCATGGGTTATCAGTGCTGTCGTTTTAGGATTCATTGAGGTGGCTATGTCAACACAAACTGATCTCTGGGCCTTTTTGCGCAGTACACCTTTGAATGGACTGGGCTTTCAAGGAATGCATGTATTCACCTATGCATTTTTATTCTTTATCGGATGCAAAGCGTCGTTTCATCACTGGTTTGAGCGGATTGATCCGCATCTGGTCATAAAGTGGTTCCGATTGTCGATGTTTTTGCTTCTGAGCCAATTCGGTTTTTCGATGGTGCTTCTGAATATGACTTTGACTTTTAATACCGACATTTTTAAAAACCCAGCATCACTTATTTTGTTTGGACAGTTTATTTATCCTGCGATCGCATGGGGAGTCTTGTCGTATCTAATCATGTGGTTTCAAAGGCATGAAGACTGCTTTGGGCAATGGTTGTCAGTTGCAGGATCGAACAGCTACGGGGCCTATGTGATTCATCCAATGGTGTTGGTGTTGGTTCTAATGGCGGTCGGCTTCATTGGACTCAATCCTTGGCTGACTGCACTCAATGCAATGGTTCTGACAACTCTTTTCTCGTTCGGTTTTGCCGGGCTACTCAGAAGGTTTCCTGTCGTAGCAAGGATCCTTTGA
- the chrA gene encoding chromate efflux transporter, with protein sequence MEGVVEVFRQFLLLGCSSFGGPVAHLGYFRERFVQREKWLTDAAYADLVALCQFLPGPASSQVGMGLGLMRAGWPGALAAWIGFTFPSAILLVLTSAVLSANPDWLAGGWVQGLKVAAVAVVAQAVLGMQRKLAPDRNRASLMAFAAVLVLLVPLAWVQLLALVIGAVAGLTLLPPPDDRSMSHELLKVPVHRGVSLLLLVALVGMLVALPWLAAEARPVAIQQLAGFLQAGSLVFGGGHVLLPLLEQSLVPPGWISLDQFLAGYGAAQAVPGPMFSFAAFLGFDLRGGLQGVGGALLALLALFLPAFLLVGGALPFWSVLGKRTTMRRALKGINAAVVGVLLAALFQPVWLAGIKSSADFSLALMAFLLLVGWKQPAWRVVLVCGLVGGFALSS encoded by the coding sequence ATGGAAGGCGTGGTCGAGGTGTTCCGCCAATTCCTGCTGCTCGGATGCTCATCGTTCGGTGGACCGGTGGCACACCTCGGATATTTCCGTGAGCGGTTCGTGCAACGGGAGAAGTGGCTCACCGACGCGGCCTATGCCGACCTCGTGGCCCTTTGCCAGTTTCTGCCTGGCCCCGCCAGTTCCCAGGTAGGGATGGGCCTTGGCCTGATGCGTGCTGGTTGGCCAGGAGCCTTGGCGGCCTGGATTGGATTCACGTTTCCGTCGGCGATCCTGCTGGTGCTTACGTCCGCTGTGCTGTCAGCCAATCCGGACTGGCTGGCCGGAGGCTGGGTTCAGGGCTTGAAAGTGGCCGCCGTTGCCGTGGTGGCGCAGGCCGTGCTGGGCATGCAGCGCAAGCTGGCACCTGATCGGAACCGCGCCAGCCTGATGGCTTTTGCAGCTGTGTTGGTGCTGCTGGTGCCTCTGGCCTGGGTGCAGCTTCTGGCACTAGTGATCGGAGCGGTCGCAGGTCTCACCCTGTTGCCTCCCCCCGACGATCGCTCCATGAGCCATGAACTGCTCAAGGTGCCCGTGCACAGAGGCGTGTCCCTTCTTCTTCTGGTGGCGTTGGTCGGCATGCTTGTAGCTCTGCCATGGCTTGCCGCAGAAGCCAGACCGGTGGCCATCCAGCAGCTGGCAGGTTTTCTTCAGGCTGGATCGCTGGTGTTCGGGGGAGGCCACGTTCTGCTCCCGCTGCTCGAGCAGTCTCTGGTGCCCCCTGGGTGGATCAGCCTTGACCAGTTTCTGGCCGGCTATGGAGCAGCTCAGGCTGTACCCGGCCCCATGTTCAGCTTTGCCGCCTTCCTCGGCTTTGATCTGCGCGGCGGGTTGCAGGGCGTCGGCGGCGCCCTGCTTGCCCTCCTGGCTCTGTTTCTTCCAGCCTTTCTGCTGGTTGGAGGCGCCCTGCCGTTCTGGAGTGTCCTCGGGAAGCGAACAACGATGCGACGCGCCCTCAAGGGCATCAATGCTGCTGTGGTGGGTGTGCTGCTGGCAGCACTGTTTCAGCCGGTCTGGCTGGCTGGCATCAAGTCCAGTGCCGATTTCAGTCTGGCGTTGATGGCCTTTCTGCTGCTGGTGGGTTGGAAGCAACCGGCCTGGCGGGTCGTTCTGGTTTGCGGGCTGGTGGGAGGCTTCGCCCTGTCGTCATGA
- a CDS encoding DUF1543 domain-containing protein, translating into MIDQPTLFLVVLGGRTATCHVELHDVRWMVGSCIEDTIPALKREWFGLQKGLHVDSYKAITHVDGFAVRPLPAAPMPEKLLTSANTQPVDRLWFVNLGGYQRESLQEQHQFGLVVARSQQAAKARAKARWLKESLQVHKDDLHGIESIGDVDDCLPIDGIGGWRISLQSVPNPPETDLKPDWFGYWRIDGRLPKPRPDAVI; encoded by the coding sequence ATGATCGATCAACCGACCCTGTTTCTTGTCGTCCTCGGAGGACGCACGGCGACATGCCACGTGGAACTCCACGATGTGCGCTGGATGGTGGGGTCTTGCATCGAAGACACCATTCCAGCACTGAAGCGCGAATGGTTCGGCTTGCAGAAGGGTCTGCATGTCGACAGCTACAAAGCCATCACGCATGTGGATGGCTTTGCAGTGCGCCCGCTGCCTGCAGCACCGATGCCAGAGAAACTCCTGACCTCAGCGAATACGCAACCTGTCGATCGACTTTGGTTCGTCAATCTCGGCGGTTATCAACGTGAGTCGCTTCAGGAACAGCATCAATTCGGCCTGGTGGTGGCCAGATCTCAACAGGCTGCCAAGGCCCGGGCCAAAGCCCGTTGGTTGAAGGAATCCCTACAGGTTCACAAGGATGATCTCCATGGGATCGAGTCCATTGGCGACGTCGATGACTGTCTGCCGATCGACGGCATCGGCGGATGGCGAATCAGCTTGCAGTCAGTGCCCAATCCACCGGAGACGGATCTGAAGCCTGACTGGTTCGGCTACTGGCGCATTGATGGCCGATTGCCGAAGCCAAGGCCGGATGCAGTGATCTGA
- a CDS encoding triacylglycerol lipase — protein sequence MRSVDPHQPVVILGGFLITEEAYQPMAEALRLSGVEHVVVVPVSRFDWLLTSWGFGWRRVLDRVAAAVDALQPLSASGQVTLVGHSSGGVMLRLYLSDVEFQGCRYGGSDRCNRLVTLGSPHQAVRATPLRAMVDRRFPGCHHPGVDYVAVAGALDLSGSTASAFSRRSASGSYRSIVGDAAVAGDGLVPVSSALLKDARHLVLNSTAHGGLFGAPWYGSPESVQSWWRFVHG from the coding sequence ATGCGATCTGTCGACCCCCACCAGCCGGTTGTGATTCTCGGTGGTTTTCTGATCACCGAGGAGGCCTATCAGCCGATGGCCGAAGCCCTGCGGCTCTCGGGGGTGGAGCACGTGGTGGTCGTTCCGGTCAGCCGGTTCGACTGGCTGCTCACCAGCTGGGGATTCGGCTGGCGACGTGTTCTGGATCGCGTCGCTGCCGCTGTTGATGCGTTGCAGCCCCTCTCGGCAAGTGGTCAGGTCACGTTGGTCGGCCACAGCTCAGGCGGTGTGATGCTGCGTCTTTATCTCAGTGATGTGGAGTTCCAGGGTTGCCGATACGGCGGCTCTGATCGCTGCAATCGCCTGGTCACACTCGGTAGTCCCCATCAGGCCGTCCGAGCAACGCCCCTGCGCGCCATGGTGGACCGCCGCTTTCCGGGCTGCCATCACCCCGGCGTGGATTACGTGGCTGTAGCCGGCGCGTTGGATCTCAGTGGTTCGACAGCGTCAGCATTCAGTCGACGCAGTGCTTCCGGCAGCTACAGGAGCATCGTCGGGGATGCTGCAGTGGCAGGCGATGGCCTCGTTCCGGTCTCTTCAGCTCTGTTGAAGGATGCGCGTCATCTCGTGCTGAACTCCACCGCCCATGGTGGGCTGTTCGGTGCGCCCTGGTACGGAAGCCCTGAGAGCGTTCAGTCCTGGTGGCGGTTCGTTCATGGTTGA
- a CDS encoding DUF427 domain-containing protein: MAPEKVADYPRPPRLESTDDHVLIKVAGEVLFDGKGCQRVLETYHPPTYYLPPTGMDRALLSPAAGRSFCEWKGVAEYFDVVTSQGRIHRAVWRYPSPTAGFQAIAGWFALYPGLMQGCWVNAEPVIPQPGGFYGGWITSAVQGPFKGDPMHPELI, encoded by the coding sequence ATGGCACCAGAGAAGGTCGCCGATTACCCCCGACCACCACGACTGGAATCCACCGACGATCACGTTCTGATCAAAGTCGCCGGTGAGGTGCTCTTCGATGGCAAGGGCTGCCAGCGCGTGCTCGAGACGTACCACCCTCCCACCTACTACTTGCCGCCGACGGGGATGGACAGGGCCTTGCTCTCACCCGCAGCGGGACGAAGTTTCTGCGAATGGAAAGGAGTGGCGGAGTACTTCGATGTGGTGACATCACAGGGCAGGATTCATCGCGCTGTTTGGCGTTATCCATCACCCACAGCAGGGTTTCAAGCCATTGCTGGTTGGTTTGCGTTGTATCCGGGTTTGATGCAGGGATGCTGGGTCAATGCTGAACCGGTGATCCCCCAGCCAGGAGGTTTCTACGGTGGATGGATCACATCAGCTGTTCAAGGGCCATTCAAAGGCGATCCAATGCACCCGGAGCTGATCTGA